Proteins from one Romboutsia sp. CE17 genomic window:
- a CDS encoding sensor histidine kinase, producing the protein MIEKRANPDRILKKINEEAERQKRGQLKIFFGYAAGVGKTYAMLEAAHLAKKRGIDVVVGYIEPHTRPETMDLLKGLEVLPTKSISHKGINLNEFDIDSAIERNPELILIDELAHTNASGCRHLKRYQDINELLKLGINVYTTVNVQHIESLNDIVASITGVMVRERIPDHIFDNASQVELVDIEPEELIERLNNGKIYKAKQAQMAIENFFSLENLTALREISLRQTADHVNRISEKVKNIQENEYFTDENILVCLSSSPSNPKIIRTGARMAKAFKGEFTALFVETSDFENMDNEDKKRLRSNTRLAQQLGANIETVYGDDIAFQIAEFARLSGVSKIILGRSSIKRKFLFGKMSLTERLTSYAPNLDIYIIPDKSSLNYYGKKIKKTKQKFTLVDFLKSLLILTISTILSFIFHSLGFGDANIITVYILGVLVTAVVTESKLQSIISSLISVFVFNLFFINPRFTFGFYDEGYYVTFIIMFISAMLTGSLASKIKEQVTQSTQIAYRTKVLLETNRLIQQANDRDGIIKVIAIQLMKLLNKDIVFYSANDGKLSEPMIFPINEANIDLSSYVSENEKAVAQWVYKNNKRAGATTNTLGNSKCLYFAIRVSGRVYGVIGIAIENEPIDSFNNNIMLSMLGECGIALENEFIRKQKEEAATLAKNEQLRANLLRCISHDLRTPLTGIYGNASMLLNNEDKISKENKEQIYLDIYEDSLWLINLVENLLAATKIEDGSMKIKLEGEFVEEVINEALRHIKRKNINHTIEITQDEDYLLAKMDARLIIQVIINIVDNAIKYTPENSHIHIHTKKVNDMIMVEISDNGNGLSDEEKEKIFEMFYTSNNSIVDSKRSLGLGLALCKSIITAHGGEIGVVNNIPHGTKFYFTLKSQEVNLHE; encoded by the coding sequence GCAAATCCTGATAGGATTTTGAAAAAGATAAATGAAGAAGCTGAAAGGCAGAAACGTGGACAATTAAAAATATTTTTTGGTTATGCAGCCGGAGTCGGGAAAACTTACGCAATGTTAGAGGCGGCTCATTTAGCAAAAAAGCGTGGTATAGATGTAGTTGTAGGATACATAGAACCACATACAAGACCAGAAACTATGGATTTACTAAAAGGGCTTGAAGTGTTGCCAACTAAATCCATATCACATAAGGGGATAAATTTAAATGAATTTGATATAGATAGTGCAATAGAACGAAATCCAGAATTAATTTTAATTGATGAATTAGCACATACAAATGCAAGTGGTTGTCGTCATTTAAAAAGATACCAAGATATTAATGAATTATTAAAATTAGGAATTAATGTTTATACAACAGTAAATGTTCAACACATAGAGAGCCTTAATGACATCGTTGCATCTATTACAGGAGTAATGGTGAGAGAGAGAATACCTGACCATATTTTTGATAATGCAAGTCAAGTTGAACTTGTTGATATAGAACCAGAAGAATTAATAGAAAGATTAAATAACGGTAAGATATATAAAGCTAAGCAGGCTCAAATGGCCATAGAAAATTTTTTCTCATTAGAAAACCTTACTGCATTAAGAGAAATATCTCTAAGGCAAACAGCAGATCATGTTAACAGAATATCTGAAAAGGTTAAAAATATTCAAGAAAATGAGTATTTTACAGATGAAAATATATTAGTTTGTTTATCCTCATCTCCTTCTAATCCTAAGATAATAAGAACTGGAGCTAGGATGGCTAAAGCATTTAAAGGAGAATTTACAGCTTTATTTGTTGAGACATCTGATTTTGAGAATATGGATAATGAAGATAAAAAGAGATTGAGAAGTAATACTCGTTTGGCACAACAACTTGGAGCTAATATTGAAACAGTTTATGGAGATGATATAGCTTTTCAAATTGCAGAGTTTGCAAGGTTATCAGGAGTATCAAAGATAATTCTTGGAAGAAGCAGTATAAAAAGAAAGTTTTTATTTGGGAAAATGTCTTTAACAGAAAGGCTTACTTCATATGCTCCTAACCTTGATATATATATTATACCTGATAAATCATCATTAAATTATTATGGTAAAAAAATAAAAAAAACTAAACAAAAATTCACATTAGTAGATTTTTTAAAGTCACTTTTGATTTTAACTATATCTACTATACTGAGCTTTATTTTCCATTCATTAGGGTTTGGTGATGCTAATATAATAACCGTATACATATTGGGAGTGCTAGTTACTGCAGTTGTAACAGAGAGTAAACTTCAAAGTATTATATCATCATTAATTAGTGTTTTTGTATTTAATTTATTTTTTATTAATCCAAGATTTACGTTTGGTTTTTATGATGAAGGATACTATGTGACATTTATTATTATGTTTATATCCGCAATGCTTACTGGTTCTTTGGCATCAAAAATAAAGGAACAAGTAACTCAATCTACACAGATTGCTTATAGGACAAAAGTATTACTTGAAACTAATCGACTTATACAACAAGCTAATGATAGAGATGGAATAATAAAAGTAATTGCTATACAACTAATGAAATTACTAAATAAGGATATAGTTTTTTATAGTGCAAATGATGGGAAGTTGTCAGAGCCTATGATATTTCCTATTAATGAAGCTAATATAGATTTATCAAGTTATGTTTCGGAAAATGAAAAAGCAGTAGCTCAATGGGTATATAAGAATAATAAGCGTGCAGGTGCGACGACAAATACACTTGGAAATTCAAAATGTTTATATTTTGCTATAAGAGTTTCTGGAAGAGTTTATGGGGTTATCGGAATAGCAATAGAAAATGAACCAATAGACTCTTTTAATAATAATATTATGCTATCAATGCTAGGAGAATGTGGAATAGCTTTAGAAAATGAGTTTATACGCAAACAAAAGGAAGAGGCAGCAACGTTAGCTAAGAATGAGCAATTAAGAGCAAATCTTCTTCGTTGTATATCTCATGATTTGCGTACGCCTCTTACTGGTATTTATGGTAATGCATCTATGTTATTAAATAATGAAGATAAAATTTCTAAAGAAAATAAAGAACAGATTTATTTAGATATATATGAAGATTCTTTGTGGCTAATAAATCTTGTAGAAAACTTATTAGCTGCTACAAAAATTGAAGATGGAAGTATGAAGATAAAGTTAGAGGGAGAATTTGTAGAAGAAGTTATAAATGAAGCACTACGTCATATTAAAAGAAAAAATATTAATCATACAATTGAAATAACACAAGATGAGGACTATCTTCTAGCTAAAATGGATGCTAGGTTAATTATTCAGGTCATTATAAATATTGTAGATAATGCTATTAAGTATACACCTGAAAATTCTCATATTCATATTCATACGAAAAAAGTAAATGATATGATTATGGTAGAAATTAGTGATAATGGAAATGGATTGTCAGATGAGGAAAAAGAGAAGATATTTGAAATGTTTTATACTTCAAATAATTCTATTGTTGACAGTAAACGTAGCTTAGGGCTTGGGCTAGCTCTTTGTAAATCCATTATTACTGCACATGGAGGAGAAATAGGTGTAGTGAATAATATTCCACATGGAACAAAGTTCTATTTTACTTTAAAATCTCAGGAGGTAAATTTGCATGAATAA
- a CDS encoding response regulator — protein MNKPLILVVEDDNAIKNLITTTLEAHNYKYHVAQTGNSAILEAVSNKPDVIFLDLGLPDIDGIDIIKKIRSWSNVPIIVISARSEDKDKIEALDAGADDYLTKPFSVDELLARLRVTLRRLNNIRLNAGDESSVFKNGDLKIDYMSGCVYLNEEEIHLTPIEYKLICILSKNTGKVLTHKFITKEVWGSSLESDVSSLRVYMAVLRKKIELDTSNPKYIQTHVGVGYRMMKI, from the coding sequence ATGAATAAGCCATTGATATTAGTCGTGGAAGATGACAATGCTATAAAAAATTTAATCACAACAACACTAGAAGCTCATAATTATAAATATCATGTTGCTCAAACAGGAAATTCAGCAATACTAGAAGCTGTATCTAATAAGCCTGATGTAATATTTCTTGATTTAGGATTGCCTGATATTGATGGTATAGATATTATCAAGAAGATTAGATCATGGTCAAATGTACCAATAATTGTTATTAGTGCAAGGTCTGAAGATAAGGATAAAATAGAAGCATTGGATGCAGGCGCAGATGATTATTTAACAAAACCTTTCTCAGTAGATGAGTTGCTTGCAAGGCTTAGAGTTACTTTGCGTAGATTAAATAATATTAGATTAAATGCAGGTGATGAAAGTTCAGTATTTAAAAATGGTGATTTAAAAATTGATTATATGTCTGGATGTGTTTATCTTAATGAAGAAGAAATACATTTGACACCGATAGAGTATAAGCTGATTTGCATACTTTCTAAAAATACAGGAAAAGTACTAACACATAAATTTATAACTAAGGAAGTTTGGGGGAGTTCATTAGAGAGTGATGTATCTTCTTTACGTGTATATATGGCTGTCCTTAGGAAAAAAATTGAATTGGATACCTCGAATCCTAAATATATACAAACCCATGTAGGGGTTGGGTATAGAATGATGAAGATATAA
- a CDS encoding cation-transporting P-type ATPase, whose protein sequence is MKQYENVIQSNERKSIFHHIIASFKDITIIILMVAVVLSTYVALTTHPDNLTEPIVITGNISLSNLIKLFAKRYLI, encoded by the coding sequence ATGAAACAATATGAAAATGTCATACAAAGTAATGAAAGAAAATCAATTTTTCATCATATAATTGCTTCTTTTAAGGATATTACAATAATTATTCTTATGGTTGCTGTTGTTTTATCAACATATGTAGCTTTGACAACACACCCTGATAATCTTACAGAGCCTATAGTAATTACAGGTAATATAAGCTTATCAAATTTAATAAAACTATTCGCTAAGAGATATTTGATTTAA
- a CDS encoding GNAT family N-acetyltransferase → MKIKSELETKRLKLRPWRIEDASALYKYASDPRVGPIAGWPIHTDIEFSKQIIRDVFSADGIYAIVPKGQEEPIGCIGLLIGKSSDFGIGQDEGEIAYWIGVPYWGQGLIPEAMRELMRYSFNELGLKSLWCGYFEGNEKSARAQEKCGFKYHSTNIDKPWPLMGDIRTEIITCISKDEWLNQISLSE, encoded by the coding sequence ATGAAAATAAAATCAGAATTAGAAACAAAACGTCTTAAATTAAGACCATGGAGAATAGAAGATGCATCTGCCCTATATAAATATGCAAGTGATCCAAGAGTTGGACCAATCGCTGGTTGGCCGATTCATACTGATATTGAATTTAGCAAGCAAATTATTAGAGATGTATTTTCAGCAGACGGAATTTACGCAATAGTTCCAAAAGGTCAAGAGGAACCTATTGGTTGTATTGGTTTATTAATAGGAAAGTCAAGTGATTTTGGTATTGGACAAGATGAAGGAGAAATTGCATATTGGATAGGTGTTCCTTATTGGGGACAAGGTCTTATTCCAGAAGCTATGAGAGAATTAATGAGATACTCTTTTAATGAATTAGGACTTAAGTCCCTTTGGTGCGGATATTTTGAAGGGAATGAAAAATCAGCTCGTGCTCAAGAAAAATGTGGATTTAAATATCACAGTACTAATATAGATAAACCTTGGCCATTAATGGGAGATATACGCACAGAAATAATTACATGTATCAGCAAAGATGAATGGTTAAATCAAATATCTCTTAGCGAATAG
- a CDS encoding helix-turn-helix domain-containing protein: MKYINAADVLPKDLLNEILNYVDGELLYIPISRKKKKWGTNSGSREYYDKRNKEIINQYKNGMSINDIAKKHCLSYDSVRKIVNK, from the coding sequence ATGAAATATATTAATGCAGCGGATGTGCTTCCAAAAGATTTATTGAATGAAATTTTAAATTATGTAGATGGAGAACTACTATATATCCCTATATCTAGGAAAAAGAAAAAGTGGGGAACAAATAGTGGTTCAAGAGAATATTATGACAAACGTAATAAAGAAATAATCAATCAATATAAAAATGGAATGTCAATAAATGATATTGCAAAGAAGCATTGTTTATCATATGATTCTGTAAGAAAAATAGTAAATAAATAA